One stretch of Schlesneria sp. DSM 10557 DNA includes these proteins:
- a CDS encoding Ldh family oxidoreductase, whose amino-acid sequence MSPTTNSPSISIDALTQFCLAALTRVGVSQTDAKTTATALVTTDAMGVFTHGTKLLAGYLNKLKGGGYRAGATPRIEREGLGWALIDGESALGQVGSDFAMRTAIEKARKVGVAYVGLRNTGHIGAAGYYAASAARQGFIAMVTGNDIPSVAAPGSKRAVLGSNPIAYGVPHGNGEPIVLDMATAAVAGGKIYAAIQRGETIPSTWLIDQEGQPTVDGSLYPDCASLAPMAGHKGYGFGLWCEILSAVLPGGKMTWQVGSWIFDDPSLPSEHNASFIAIDIGAMVPREQFDQRLQHLIDEIHAAPTAAGIERVLLPGEREWGLYQKAHQEGIKLPQDVRDKLVQAAAHAGIEPPAELSR is encoded by the coding sequence ATGAGCCCCACAACCAATTCGCCTTCCATTTCCATTGATGCACTGACCCAGTTCTGCCTGGCGGCCCTGACGAGGGTGGGCGTCTCTCAAACGGATGCGAAAACAACCGCCACGGCACTTGTGACGACGGATGCCATGGGCGTCTTCACCCACGGAACCAAACTGCTGGCCGGCTATCTCAATAAGCTGAAAGGGGGAGGATACCGGGCGGGGGCCACGCCGCGTATCGAGCGGGAAGGACTCGGCTGGGCTCTCATCGATGGTGAATCGGCGCTGGGGCAGGTTGGAAGTGACTTTGCTATGCGCACCGCGATCGAGAAAGCACGGAAAGTGGGGGTCGCCTATGTCGGCCTGAGAAACACAGGCCACATCGGTGCCGCCGGCTATTATGCGGCGAGTGCCGCTCGGCAAGGCTTCATCGCGATGGTCACCGGCAATGATATCCCCAGCGTCGCCGCTCCCGGGTCCAAACGAGCTGTCCTCGGCAGTAACCCGATTGCCTACGGTGTTCCCCACGGAAACGGGGAACCGATTGTGCTGGATATGGCCACCGCCGCCGTTGCGGGGGGCAAGATTTACGCCGCCATTCAACGGGGCGAGACCATTCCTTCGACCTGGCTGATCGATCAGGAAGGCCAGCCGACGGTCGACGGCAGTCTGTACCCGGATTGCGCATCCCTGGCGCCGATGGCAGGCCATAAGGGTTACGGATTTGGGCTTTGGTGCGAAATCTTGTCCGCAGTGCTGCCGGGGGGCAAAATGACCTGGCAGGTCGGGAGCTGGATCTTCGACGATCCTTCGCTCCCCTCCGAACACAACGCCTCATTCATCGCCATCGATATCGGTGCGATGGTCCCGCGCGAACAATTCGACCAGCGACTTCAGCACCTGATCGACGAGATCCACGCGGCCCCCACTGCAGCGGGAATCGAACGTGTCCTGCTTCCCGGCGAACGAGAATGGGGGCTCTATCAGAAGGCTCACCAGGAAGGAATCAAACTTCCACAAGACGTTCGCGACAAGCTTGTTCAGGCGGCCGCGCACGCAGGGATCGAGCCCCCCGCTGAACTCAGTCGTTAA
- the yajC gene encoding preprotein translocase subunit YajC: MLNSFNQFLTLAEGEAPKNDSFFWVILPPLALIMLMYMVMDSPQRKARARREAMMKNLKKEDRVLTTGGIIGSVANISQDGKEVTLKVDDGTRIRFIRSAIVDVLSAETTTETTKT; encoded by the coding sequence ATGTTGAACAGTTTCAACCAATTTCTGACGCTGGCCGAGGGCGAAGCCCCCAAAAACGATAGCTTTTTCTGGGTCATTCTGCCGCCACTCGCTCTCATCATGCTGATGTACATGGTGATGGACTCCCCACAGCGGAAGGCCAGGGCTCGGCGTGAAGCGATGATGAAGAACCTCAAGAAGGAAGACCGAGTGCTCACAACCGGTGGCATCATCGGCAGCGTGGCCAATATCAGTCAGGATGGCAAGGAAGTCACACTGAAGGTCGACGACGGCACCCGCATCCGTTTTATCCGGAGTGCAATCGTGGATGTCCTGTCAGCCGAGACCACAACCGAAACGACCAAAACGTAA
- the tgt gene encoding tRNA guanosine(34) transglycosylase Tgt — MSLFRYHLEATDPVTGARVGRWDTPHGSVETPAFMPVGTLATVKGLTPDQLRQAKAQMVLANTYHLALRPGADVVAEMGGLHQFMQWDGPILTDSGGFQVFSLAPMRKLYEDKVVFRSHIDGSLLELSPAQCIGIQEKLGADCIMCLDECPPHDAPVEKIQAAVDRTTIWAARCRDAQVRQDQALFGIVQGGTHQSLRERSVAGLLPLNFPGYAVGGLSVGEEPEQMYQTLDFTVPLLPTDRPRYLMGVGRPVDLLEGVLRGIDLFDCVMPTRNGRNATAFTSQGLLKLKNLKHRTDPTPVDPECECPVCRQFSRAYIRHLFVAGEMLGPILLSWHNIAYYQKLLRDLRQAIRAGRSAEFRTDQLARWNRSV, encoded by the coding sequence GTGAGTCTGTTTCGATATCATTTAGAGGCAACGGATCCCGTGACGGGAGCCCGCGTCGGTCGCTGGGACACCCCGCATGGGTCCGTGGAAACCCCGGCGTTCATGCCCGTGGGAACGCTGGCAACAGTGAAAGGTCTGACCCCCGACCAACTCCGTCAGGCAAAAGCGCAGATGGTTCTGGCGAACACCTACCATCTTGCTCTCAGACCCGGCGCCGATGTCGTTGCCGAAATGGGGGGACTCCACCAGTTCATGCAGTGGGATGGGCCCATCCTGACCGACAGCGGAGGATTTCAGGTCTTCAGCCTGGCTCCCATGCGAAAATTGTACGAAGACAAAGTGGTCTTCCGATCGCATATCGACGGCAGCCTGCTGGAACTCTCCCCGGCGCAGTGCATCGGGATCCAGGAAAAGCTGGGCGCCGACTGCATCATGTGTCTGGATGAATGCCCGCCGCACGACGCGCCGGTGGAAAAAATTCAGGCCGCCGTCGACCGGACGACCATCTGGGCGGCTCGCTGCCGGGACGCTCAGGTCCGCCAGGATCAGGCATTATTCGGTATCGTGCAGGGGGGCACGCACCAGAGCCTGCGCGAACGCTCCGTGGCCGGCCTGCTTCCGCTGAATTTCCCCGGTTATGCCGTCGGTGGCCTGAGTGTCGGGGAAGAACCCGAACAGATGTACCAGACCCTCGACTTCACCGTTCCACTGCTTCCGACCGATCGCCCCCGCTATCTGATGGGGGTCGGTCGACCGGTGGATCTGCTGGAAGGAGTCCTGCGTGGCATCGACCTGTTCGACTGTGTCATGCCGACACGCAACGGGCGAAATGCAACAGCCTTTACCAGCCAAGGTCTGCTGAAACTCAAGAACCTGAAGCACCGTACAGACCCGACCCCCGTCGACCCGGAATGTGAGTGCCCTGTCTGCCGACAGTTCAGTCGTGCCTACATTCGCCATCTGTTCGTGGCGGGTGAGATGCTCGGTCCGATTCTGCTTTCATGGCATAACATCGCCTACTACCAGAAGCTGCTTCGAGACTTGCGGCAAGCGATCAGAGCAGGGCGTTCTGCGGAGTTCCGTACAGATCAACTTGCCCGATGGAATCGATCCGTTTAA